From the Prunus dulcis chromosome 4, ALMONDv2, whole genome shotgun sequence genome, one window contains:
- the LOC117623910 gene encoding NADH kinase-like isoform X1 — translation MATKRLLLLLKPFDVYPVSQSDGLARITNPQELQILHYLDNRRKVHKDAINFCQNILHHKPVEWKSIVRNNLSEPIRDVDLVVTVGGDGTLLQGSHFIDDSVPVLGVNSDPTQPEEVEKLSNEIDANRSTGYLCGATVNNFEQVLDSILEDRAIPSKLTRISVSVNSQLLSTYALNDILIAHPCPAALSRFSFKIKGDDQTCAPLAHSRSSGLRVSTAAGSTAAMLSAGGFLMPILSQDLQYMVREPISPGVASSLMHGLIKSHQSIEATWFGKKGVIYIDGSHVSYTIKNGDAIEISSKAPILKVFLPHHLQNISEET, via the exons GGTCTGGCTCGCATCACCAACCCTCAG GAATTGCAGATATTACATTACTTGGACAACAGGCGAAAGGTGCACAAGGATGCAATAAACTTTTGTCAGAACATTTTGCACCACAAGCCTGTTGAGTGGAAATCCATAGTACGCAACAATCTATCAGAGCCCATCCGTGATGTGGACCTTGTTGTTACAGTTGGTGGTGATGGCACTCTGTTACAAGGTAGCCATTTCATTGATGACTCGGTTCCAGTTCTAGGAGTGAATTCTGACCCCACACAACCTGAAGAG GTTGAGAAGCTCAGTAATGAAATTGATGCTAATAGAAGCACAGGCTATCTTTGCGGTGCAACTGTCAACAACTTTGAACAG gTACTGGACAGTATCCTCGAGGATCGAGCTATTCCTTCCAAATTGACAAGGATATCCGTATCCGTAAACTCACAACTGCTTTCAACTTATGCTcttaatgatattttaattGCACATCCATGTCCAGCGGCACTTTCACGGTTCTCATTCAA AATTAAAGGGGATGACCAGACATGCGCCCCCTTAGCGCACTCTCGATCAAGTGGTCTCAGAGTTTCAACAGCTGCTGGATCAACAGCTGCAATGCTCTCAGCAGGCGGGTTTCTGATGCCCATATTATCCCAGGATCTCCAGTATATGGTAAGAGAGCCCATCTCACCAGGAGTGGCCTCAAGCTTAATGCACGGGTTAATCAAATCTCATCAGTCCATAGAAGCTACATGGTTTGGTAAAAAGGGGGTCATATATATTGATGGTTCTCATGTTTCCTATACTATAAAAAATGGGGATGCCATTGAGATATCTTCCAAGGCCCCAATTTTGAAGGTTTTCTTGCCTCACCATTTACAGAACATTAGTGAAGAAACGTGA
- the LOC117623910 gene encoding NADH kinase-like isoform X2 produces MATKRLLLLLKPFDVYPVSQSDGLARITNPQILHYLDNRRKVHKDAINFCQNILHHKPVEWKSIVRNNLSEPIRDVDLVVTVGGDGTLLQGSHFIDDSVPVLGVNSDPTQPEEVEKLSNEIDANRSTGYLCGATVNNFEQVLDSILEDRAIPSKLTRISVSVNSQLLSTYALNDILIAHPCPAALSRFSFKIKGDDQTCAPLAHSRSSGLRVSTAAGSTAAMLSAGGFLMPILSQDLQYMVREPISPGVASSLMHGLIKSHQSIEATWFGKKGVIYIDGSHVSYTIKNGDAIEISSKAPILKVFLPHHLQNISEET; encoded by the exons GGTCTGGCTCGCATCACCAACCCTCAG ATATTACATTACTTGGACAACAGGCGAAAGGTGCACAAGGATGCAATAAACTTTTGTCAGAACATTTTGCACCACAAGCCTGTTGAGTGGAAATCCATAGTACGCAACAATCTATCAGAGCCCATCCGTGATGTGGACCTTGTTGTTACAGTTGGTGGTGATGGCACTCTGTTACAAGGTAGCCATTTCATTGATGACTCGGTTCCAGTTCTAGGAGTGAATTCTGACCCCACACAACCTGAAGAG GTTGAGAAGCTCAGTAATGAAATTGATGCTAATAGAAGCACAGGCTATCTTTGCGGTGCAACTGTCAACAACTTTGAACAG gTACTGGACAGTATCCTCGAGGATCGAGCTATTCCTTCCAAATTGACAAGGATATCCGTATCCGTAAACTCACAACTGCTTTCAACTTATGCTcttaatgatattttaattGCACATCCATGTCCAGCGGCACTTTCACGGTTCTCATTCAA AATTAAAGGGGATGACCAGACATGCGCCCCCTTAGCGCACTCTCGATCAAGTGGTCTCAGAGTTTCAACAGCTGCTGGATCAACAGCTGCAATGCTCTCAGCAGGCGGGTTTCTGATGCCCATATTATCCCAGGATCTCCAGTATATGGTAAGAGAGCCCATCTCACCAGGAGTGGCCTCAAGCTTAATGCACGGGTTAATCAAATCTCATCAGTCCATAGAAGCTACATGGTTTGGTAAAAAGGGGGTCATATATATTGATGGTTCTCATGTTTCCTATACTATAAAAAATGGGGATGCCATTGAGATATCTTCCAAGGCCCCAATTTTGAAGGTTTTCTTGCCTCACCATTTACAGAACATTAGTGAAGAAACGTGA
- the LOC117623912 gene encoding E3 ubiquitin-protein ligase CCNB1IP1 homolog isoform X1, protein MRCNACWRELEGRAVSTTCGHLLCTEDASKILGNDGACPICDQVLSKSLMKPVDINPNDEWVNMAMAGVSPQILMKSAHRSIMFYIGQKELEMQFKMNRIVAQFRQKCEAMQEKFTEKLEQVHTAYQKMAKRCQMMEQEIESLSKDKQELQEKFAEKSRQKRKLDEMYDQLRSEYESVKRSALQPATNFYSRNEPDLFSNQANILDNREAVRKVDLFLADWPVLTPETPGPKEDIWPARQNSSNSGGPFDISVGSPAKQAAIPVDAVNRRAGAHPMFGTGASNPSMTLRNLILSPIKRPQLSRNRPQMFTF, encoded by the exons ATGAGATGCAATGCGTGTTGGCGAGAACTAGAAGGGCGAGCTGTTTCCACCACCTGTGGCCACCTTTTGT GCACAGAGGATGCCAGCAAGATCCTTGGCAATGATGGAGCATGTCCCATTTGTGATCAAGTGCTCTCTAAGAG TCTTATGAAACCTGTGGATATCAATCCAAACGATGAATGGGTAAAT ATGGCCATGGCTGGAGTGTCTCCACAGATAT TAATGAAGAGTGCACACAGGAGTATCATGTTTTACATTGGGCAAAAGGAACTGGAAATGCAGTTCAAGATGAACAGAATAGTAGCTCAATTCCGGCAGAAATGTGAAGCAATGCAAGAAAAGTTCACTGAGAAATTGGAACAGGTGCATACTGCATACCAGAAAATGGCGAAGAGGTGTCAAATGATGGAACAAGAGATTGAAAGCTTGTCCAAAGATAAGCAGGAGCTCCAGGAAAAATTTGCAGAGAAATCCAG ACAGAAGAGAAAACTAGATGAAATGTATGATCAATTGAGGAGTGAGTACGAGTCAGTTAAACGATCCGCCCTTCAACCTGCGACCAATTTCTATTCAAGAAATGAGCCTGATCTTTTCTCAAACCAAGCTAACATCTTGGATAACAGAGAAGCTGTTAGAAAAG TTGACTTATTTCTTGCAGATTGGCCGGTTCTCACTCCTGAAACTCCAGGGCCAAAGGAGGATATATGGCCAGCAAGACAGAATAGTTCAAACTCTGGTGGTCCTTTTGACATCTCTGTTGGCTCACCGGCAAAACAAGCTGCTATTCCAGTTGATGCTGTGAACAGAAGGGCTGGTGCTCACCCTATGTTTGGAACTGGAGCTAGCAACCCCTCAATGACCTTAAGGAACTTGATACTCTCCCCAATAAAGAGGCCTCAGCTCTCTCGTAACCGTCCCCAGATGTTCAC GTTCTAG
- the LOC117623912 gene encoding E3 ubiquitin-protein ligase CCNB1IP1 homolog isoform X4, with translation MRCNACWRELEGRAVSTTCGHLLCTEDASKILGNDGACPICDQVLSKSLMKPVDINPNDEWVNMAMAGVSPQILMKSAHRSIMFYIGQKELEMQFKMNRIVAQFRQKCEAMQEKFTEKLEQVHTAYQKMAKRCQMMEQEIESLSKDKQELQEKFAEKSRQKRKLDEMYDQLRSEYESVKRSALQPATNFYSRNEPDLFSNQANILDNREAVRKGPKEDIWPARQNSSNSGGPFDISVGSPAKQAAIPVDAVNRRAGAHPMFGTGASNPSMTLRNLILSPIKRPQLSRNRPQMFTF, from the exons ATGAGATGCAATGCGTGTTGGCGAGAACTAGAAGGGCGAGCTGTTTCCACCACCTGTGGCCACCTTTTGT GCACAGAGGATGCCAGCAAGATCCTTGGCAATGATGGAGCATGTCCCATTTGTGATCAAGTGCTCTCTAAGAG TCTTATGAAACCTGTGGATATCAATCCAAACGATGAATGGGTAAAT ATGGCCATGGCTGGAGTGTCTCCACAGATAT TAATGAAGAGTGCACACAGGAGTATCATGTTTTACATTGGGCAAAAGGAACTGGAAATGCAGTTCAAGATGAACAGAATAGTAGCTCAATTCCGGCAGAAATGTGAAGCAATGCAAGAAAAGTTCACTGAGAAATTGGAACAGGTGCATACTGCATACCAGAAAATGGCGAAGAGGTGTCAAATGATGGAACAAGAGATTGAAAGCTTGTCCAAAGATAAGCAGGAGCTCCAGGAAAAATTTGCAGAGAAATCCAG ACAGAAGAGAAAACTAGATGAAATGTATGATCAATTGAGGAGTGAGTACGAGTCAGTTAAACGATCCGCCCTTCAACCTGCGACCAATTTCTATTCAAGAAATGAGCCTGATCTTTTCTCAAACCAAGCTAACATCTTGGATAACAGAGAAGCTGTTAGAAAAG GGCCAAAGGAGGATATATGGCCAGCAAGACAGAATAGTTCAAACTCTGGTGGTCCTTTTGACATCTCTGTTGGCTCACCGGCAAAACAAGCTGCTATTCCAGTTGATGCTGTGAACAGAAGGGCTGGTGCTCACCCTATGTTTGGAACTGGAGCTAGCAACCCCTCAATGACCTTAAGGAACTTGATACTCTCCCCAATAAAGAGGCCTCAGCTCTCTCGTAACCGTCCCCAGATGTTCAC GTTCTAG
- the LOC117623912 gene encoding E3 ubiquitin-protein ligase CCNB1IP1 homolog isoform X2, which yields MRCNACWRELEGRAVSTTCGHLLCTEDASKILGNDGACPICDQVLSKSLMKPVDINPNDEWVNMAMAGVSPQILMKSAHRSIMFYIGQKELEMQFKMNRIVAQFRQKCEAMQEKFTEKLEQVHTAYQKMAKRCQMMEQEIESLSKDKQELQEKFAEKSRQKRKLDEMYDQLRSEYESVKRSALQPATNFYSRNEPDLFSNQANILDNREAVRKDWPVLTPETPGPKEDIWPARQNSSNSGGPFDISVGSPAKQAAIPVDAVNRRAGAHPMFGTGASNPSMTLRNLILSPIKRPQLSRNRPQMFTF from the exons ATGAGATGCAATGCGTGTTGGCGAGAACTAGAAGGGCGAGCTGTTTCCACCACCTGTGGCCACCTTTTGT GCACAGAGGATGCCAGCAAGATCCTTGGCAATGATGGAGCATGTCCCATTTGTGATCAAGTGCTCTCTAAGAG TCTTATGAAACCTGTGGATATCAATCCAAACGATGAATGGGTAAAT ATGGCCATGGCTGGAGTGTCTCCACAGATAT TAATGAAGAGTGCACACAGGAGTATCATGTTTTACATTGGGCAAAAGGAACTGGAAATGCAGTTCAAGATGAACAGAATAGTAGCTCAATTCCGGCAGAAATGTGAAGCAATGCAAGAAAAGTTCACTGAGAAATTGGAACAGGTGCATACTGCATACCAGAAAATGGCGAAGAGGTGTCAAATGATGGAACAAGAGATTGAAAGCTTGTCCAAAGATAAGCAGGAGCTCCAGGAAAAATTTGCAGAGAAATCCAG ACAGAAGAGAAAACTAGATGAAATGTATGATCAATTGAGGAGTGAGTACGAGTCAGTTAAACGATCCGCCCTTCAACCTGCGACCAATTTCTATTCAAGAAATGAGCCTGATCTTTTCTCAAACCAAGCTAACATCTTGGATAACAGAGAAGCTGTTAGAAAAG ATTGGCCGGTTCTCACTCCTGAAACTCCAGGGCCAAAGGAGGATATATGGCCAGCAAGACAGAATAGTTCAAACTCTGGTGGTCCTTTTGACATCTCTGTTGGCTCACCGGCAAAACAAGCTGCTATTCCAGTTGATGCTGTGAACAGAAGGGCTGGTGCTCACCCTATGTTTGGAACTGGAGCTAGCAACCCCTCAATGACCTTAAGGAACTTGATACTCTCCCCAATAAAGAGGCCTCAGCTCTCTCGTAACCGTCCCCAGATGTTCAC GTTCTAG
- the LOC117623912 gene encoding E3 ubiquitin-protein ligase CCNB1IP1 homolog isoform X6 produces the protein MKPVDINPNDEWVNMAMAGVSPQILMKSAHRSIMFYIGQKELEMQFKMNRIVAQFRQKCEAMQEKFTEKLEQVHTAYQKMAKRCQMMEQEIESLSKDKQELQEKFAEKSRQKRKLDEMYDQLRSEYESVKRSALQPATNFYSRNEPDLFSNQANILDNREAVRKVDLFLADWPVLTPETPGPKEDIWPARQNSSNSGGPFDISVGSPAKQAAIPVDAVNRRAGAHPMFGTGASNPSMTLRNLILSPIKRPQLSRNRPQMFTF, from the exons ATGAAACCTGTGGATATCAATCCAAACGATGAATGGGTAAAT ATGGCCATGGCTGGAGTGTCTCCACAGATAT TAATGAAGAGTGCACACAGGAGTATCATGTTTTACATTGGGCAAAAGGAACTGGAAATGCAGTTCAAGATGAACAGAATAGTAGCTCAATTCCGGCAGAAATGTGAAGCAATGCAAGAAAAGTTCACTGAGAAATTGGAACAGGTGCATACTGCATACCAGAAAATGGCGAAGAGGTGTCAAATGATGGAACAAGAGATTGAAAGCTTGTCCAAAGATAAGCAGGAGCTCCAGGAAAAATTTGCAGAGAAATCCAG ACAGAAGAGAAAACTAGATGAAATGTATGATCAATTGAGGAGTGAGTACGAGTCAGTTAAACGATCCGCCCTTCAACCTGCGACCAATTTCTATTCAAGAAATGAGCCTGATCTTTTCTCAAACCAAGCTAACATCTTGGATAACAGAGAAGCTGTTAGAAAAG TTGACTTATTTCTTGCAGATTGGCCGGTTCTCACTCCTGAAACTCCAGGGCCAAAGGAGGATATATGGCCAGCAAGACAGAATAGTTCAAACTCTGGTGGTCCTTTTGACATCTCTGTTGGCTCACCGGCAAAACAAGCTGCTATTCCAGTTGATGCTGTGAACAGAAGGGCTGGTGCTCACCCTATGTTTGGAACTGGAGCTAGCAACCCCTCAATGACCTTAAGGAACTTGATACTCTCCCCAATAAAGAGGCCTCAGCTCTCTCGTAACCGTCCCCAGATGTTCAC GTTCTAG
- the LOC117623912 gene encoding E3 ubiquitin-protein ligase CCNB1IP1 homolog isoform X7 encodes MAMAGVSPQILMKSAHRSIMFYIGQKELEMQFKMNRIVAQFRQKCEAMQEKFTEKLEQVHTAYQKMAKRCQMMEQEIESLSKDKQELQEKFAEKSRQKRKLDEMYDQLRSEYESVKRSALQPATNFYSRNEPDLFSNQANILDNREAVRKVDLFLADWPVLTPETPGPKEDIWPARQNSSNSGGPFDISVGSPAKQAAIPVDAVNRRAGAHPMFGTGASNPSMTLRNLILSPIKRPQLSRNRPQMFTF; translated from the exons ATGGCCATGGCTGGAGTGTCTCCACAGATAT TAATGAAGAGTGCACACAGGAGTATCATGTTTTACATTGGGCAAAAGGAACTGGAAATGCAGTTCAAGATGAACAGAATAGTAGCTCAATTCCGGCAGAAATGTGAAGCAATGCAAGAAAAGTTCACTGAGAAATTGGAACAGGTGCATACTGCATACCAGAAAATGGCGAAGAGGTGTCAAATGATGGAACAAGAGATTGAAAGCTTGTCCAAAGATAAGCAGGAGCTCCAGGAAAAATTTGCAGAGAAATCCAG ACAGAAGAGAAAACTAGATGAAATGTATGATCAATTGAGGAGTGAGTACGAGTCAGTTAAACGATCCGCCCTTCAACCTGCGACCAATTTCTATTCAAGAAATGAGCCTGATCTTTTCTCAAACCAAGCTAACATCTTGGATAACAGAGAAGCTGTTAGAAAAG TTGACTTATTTCTTGCAGATTGGCCGGTTCTCACTCCTGAAACTCCAGGGCCAAAGGAGGATATATGGCCAGCAAGACAGAATAGTTCAAACTCTGGTGGTCCTTTTGACATCTCTGTTGGCTCACCGGCAAAACAAGCTGCTATTCCAGTTGATGCTGTGAACAGAAGGGCTGGTGCTCACCCTATGTTTGGAACTGGAGCTAGCAACCCCTCAATGACCTTAAGGAACTTGATACTCTCCCCAATAAAGAGGCCTCAGCTCTCTCGTAACCGTCCCCAGATGTTCAC GTTCTAG
- the LOC117623912 gene encoding E3 ubiquitin-protein ligase CCNB1IP1 homolog isoform X5: MRCNACWRELEGRAVSTTCGHLLCTEDASKILGNDGACPICDQVLSKSLMKPVDINPNDEWVNMAMAGVSPQILMKSAHRSIMFYIGQKELEMQFKMNRIVAQFRQKCEAMQEKFTEKLEQVHTAYQKMAKRCQMMEQEIESLSKDKQELQEKFAEKSRQKRKLDEMYDQLRSEYESVKRSALQPATNFYSRNEPDLFSNQANILDNREAVRKGPKEDIWPARQNSSNSGGPFDISVGSPAKQAAIPVDAVNRRAGAHPMFGTGASNPSMTLRNLILSPIKRPQLSRNRPQMFT, translated from the exons ATGAGATGCAATGCGTGTTGGCGAGAACTAGAAGGGCGAGCTGTTTCCACCACCTGTGGCCACCTTTTGT GCACAGAGGATGCCAGCAAGATCCTTGGCAATGATGGAGCATGTCCCATTTGTGATCAAGTGCTCTCTAAGAG TCTTATGAAACCTGTGGATATCAATCCAAACGATGAATGGGTAAAT ATGGCCATGGCTGGAGTGTCTCCACAGATAT TAATGAAGAGTGCACACAGGAGTATCATGTTTTACATTGGGCAAAAGGAACTGGAAATGCAGTTCAAGATGAACAGAATAGTAGCTCAATTCCGGCAGAAATGTGAAGCAATGCAAGAAAAGTTCACTGAGAAATTGGAACAGGTGCATACTGCATACCAGAAAATGGCGAAGAGGTGTCAAATGATGGAACAAGAGATTGAAAGCTTGTCCAAAGATAAGCAGGAGCTCCAGGAAAAATTTGCAGAGAAATCCAG ACAGAAGAGAAAACTAGATGAAATGTATGATCAATTGAGGAGTGAGTACGAGTCAGTTAAACGATCCGCCCTTCAACCTGCGACCAATTTCTATTCAAGAAATGAGCCTGATCTTTTCTCAAACCAAGCTAACATCTTGGATAACAGAGAAGCTGTTAGAAAAG GGCCAAAGGAGGATATATGGCCAGCAAGACAGAATAGTTCAAACTCTGGTGGTCCTTTTGACATCTCTGTTGGCTCACCGGCAAAACAAGCTGCTATTCCAGTTGATGCTGTGAACAGAAGGGCTGGTGCTCACCCTATGTTTGGAACTGGAGCTAGCAACCCCTCAATGACCTTAAGGAACTTGATACTCTCCCCAATAAAGAGGCCTCAGCTCTCTCGTAACCGTCCCCAGATGTTCACGTAA
- the LOC117623912 gene encoding E3 ubiquitin-protein ligase CCNB1IP1 homolog isoform X3 gives MRCNACWRELEGRAVSTTCGHLLCTEDASKILGNDGACPICDQVLSKSLMKPVDINPNDEWVNMAMAGVSPQILMKSAHRSIMFYIGQKELEMQFKMNRIVAQFRQKCEAMQEKFTEKLEQVHTAYQKMAKRCQMMEQEIESLSKDKQELQEKFAEKSRQKRKLDEMYDQLRSEYESVKRSALQPATNFYSRNEPDLFSNQANILDNREAVRKDWPVLTPETPGPKEDIWPARQNSSNSGGPFDISVGSPAKQAAIPVDAVNRRAGAHPMFGTGASNPSMTLRNLILSPIKRPQLSRNRPQMFT, from the exons ATGAGATGCAATGCGTGTTGGCGAGAACTAGAAGGGCGAGCTGTTTCCACCACCTGTGGCCACCTTTTGT GCACAGAGGATGCCAGCAAGATCCTTGGCAATGATGGAGCATGTCCCATTTGTGATCAAGTGCTCTCTAAGAG TCTTATGAAACCTGTGGATATCAATCCAAACGATGAATGGGTAAAT ATGGCCATGGCTGGAGTGTCTCCACAGATAT TAATGAAGAGTGCACACAGGAGTATCATGTTTTACATTGGGCAAAAGGAACTGGAAATGCAGTTCAAGATGAACAGAATAGTAGCTCAATTCCGGCAGAAATGTGAAGCAATGCAAGAAAAGTTCACTGAGAAATTGGAACAGGTGCATACTGCATACCAGAAAATGGCGAAGAGGTGTCAAATGATGGAACAAGAGATTGAAAGCTTGTCCAAAGATAAGCAGGAGCTCCAGGAAAAATTTGCAGAGAAATCCAG ACAGAAGAGAAAACTAGATGAAATGTATGATCAATTGAGGAGTGAGTACGAGTCAGTTAAACGATCCGCCCTTCAACCTGCGACCAATTTCTATTCAAGAAATGAGCCTGATCTTTTCTCAAACCAAGCTAACATCTTGGATAACAGAGAAGCTGTTAGAAAAG ATTGGCCGGTTCTCACTCCTGAAACTCCAGGGCCAAAGGAGGATATATGGCCAGCAAGACAGAATAGTTCAAACTCTGGTGGTCCTTTTGACATCTCTGTTGGCTCACCGGCAAAACAAGCTGCTATTCCAGTTGATGCTGTGAACAGAAGGGCTGGTGCTCACCCTATGTTTGGAACTGGAGCTAGCAACCCCTCAATGACCTTAAGGAACTTGATACTCTCCCCAATAAAGAGGCCTCAGCTCTCTCGTAACCGTCCCCAGATGTTCACGTAA